The Acropora palmata chromosome 10, jaAcrPala1.3, whole genome shotgun sequence genome contains a region encoding:
- the LOC141895180 gene encoding uncharacterized protein LOC141895180 isoform X1, with amino-acid sequence MSGETMTSAPLSVNKHFFKEYLTSFAEGKEALALKKAEKEGKQTLPGPSLQSPSPSKSSTTAALLLNRKTLSPEIIAKRLKKKPGSLGEIQPDVNYLQESRKGSVEHADDLPDDLETPSVTRQEANLLSGSQDCLLPEGWKQSLPKPDHVWVSKALFKQSIRGKAELDVSNVKKLWWHPPQPALTVSQIPVVHSYFTQRVFLWMPRKLWRVQLHCPHADCDKHPLTSAGLYPHIRQVLDLDCYYSLATEYLECLKCKRKIISWSQSILNQLDLGHKRQFPIIVTYNYACDMRVVRLLRQRGLGNSATQLHKKLTEQHNEVWLQRIAHYLTDCQTFVMAGRRQLVTPHQFDNPPSCVTLPKAGWLLTVYCRDVLSRLEQTKASITSIFGQILKIDSTKKVTKKLAGTAAGTAAWMTNVGNEFGQVLISVLTASEGSGLRSMASGIIRRYELARVSPPVLLYTDRDCCGERKVSFLFTAWKELVIRLDVWHFMRRFVSGCTTDSHPLYGTFMARLSQCIFEWSSEDLTLLKKAKTGELLNSKITNSSDEDIMRYVTKKELSTHVRRKTRGVQVTTMLISNLLEAFSGPQGTDTLGVPLLDSDRIWTIWQSQQKHIPCLQDPEDVQLYTKTGTLVKGGIELPIYRCARGSTSLESFHNHLHSFIPGTSANDLHFQAFLVEGLVRWNRDRELAAVTSTHSAPGCYDFELSSAVNHLSEQVLGRKQNLTVKNPNKYTGELIGIEYLYAQTGQVLQNTSDEQEELPPQTADVEDADEGFQDTSEADDPTVSYNGDQPVPEILSPNPQEDLIDSCVGPRNIPGYDRVVALAEFLVTLKDCPGALTHLQASEIINLWKRLSDNDKTAISFPPRFQPQLIQGRFKAAKKSTVVPGVESTKRSFLGQNSGPASWPDCNRYMEAVIIRLCQIYPSPTKKNGNTTLRWTLVGNAYKRIRETILNNSTVMQQTNIQLAEINQRTLIQWYNKRSKKHEQETLKQGITLPTPVNFQSEPVPAPRELLHSLHTGDEEKHQFVLPSNTAGQSTVRGIPLLPKPIPLTQQPFIVVPPIPQLQARAIPASTQSYRKRRDKEEKASPVPTKRYKPREGASKCSKCQLDRTTATGHKQYFGNWYCPATSAETYDEWRTRLAEKNYKKKTEHKNS; translated from the exons ATGTCTGGCGAAACTATGACAAGTGCCCCGCTTTCAGTTAACAAACACTTCTTCAAAGAGTACCTGACTTCCTTTGCCGAAGGTAAAGAGGCCCTGGCTTTAAAAAAAGCAGAGAAAGAAGGAAAGCAAACACTGCCAGGTCCCTCTTTGCAATCCCCGTCGCCCTCGAAGTCAAGTACAACAGCAGCTTTGCTTTTGAACCGGAAAACATTATCCCCTGAAATCATCGCTAAGCGACTCAAAAAAAAGCCTGGGTCCCTTGGAGAAATACAGCCTGATGTAAACTATTTACAag AGTCACGCAAAGGAAGTGTCGAGCACGCGGATGATTTACCTGATGACCTCGAAACACCCTCAGTGACGAGGCAAGAAGCAAATCTACTCTCTGGATCTCAAG ATTGCTTGCTACCAGAGGGATGGAAGCAAAGCTTGCCTAAACCAGATCATGTCTGGGTGTCAAAGGCACTCTTTAAACAGTCCATCAGAGGGAAAGCAGAACTGGATGTTTCAAACGTCAAGAAGCTATGGTGGCACCCTCCCCAGCCTGCCCTAACAGTAAGCCAGATTCCAGTTGTACATAGCTACTTTACCCAGCGTGTTTTTCTTTGGATGCCAAGGAAATTGTGGCGAGTTCAATTACACTGTCCCCATGCAGATTGCGACAAGCATCCGCTGACAAGCGCAGGATTGTACCCGCATATTAGGCAGGTGCTTGACCTTGACTGTTATTACTCCTTGGCGACTGAATACCTGGAGTGCCTAAAGtgcaaaaggaaaatcattaGCTGGAGCCAAAGTATCCTTAATCAGCTGGATCTAGGACACAAGAGGCAGTTTCCCATAATTGTAACATACAATTATGCATGTGACATGAGAGTAGTCCGATTACTGAGGCAGCGCGGATTGGGCAACAGCGCAACTCAGCTGCATAAAAAGCTTACTGAGCAACACAATGAGGTCTGGCTCCAAAGGATAGCGCACTATTTAACAGACTGCCAAACCTTCGTGATGGCTGGTAGGCGACAGCTCGTAACACCGCACCAATTTGATAACCCACCTTCCTGCGTCACACTTCCCAAAGCGGGCTGGCTTCTCACAGTGTACTGTAGAGATGTCTTATCGAGACTTGAACAGACCAAGGCCTCGATTACTTCAATATTTGGCCAAATTCTAAAGATTGACTCCACGAAAAAG GTTACAAAAAAACTTGCAGGTACTGCTGCTGGTACAGCTGCGTGGATGACTAATGTCGGCAATGAGTTTGGACAAGTTCTCATTAGTGTCCTGACTGCAAGTGAGGGAAGTGGGCTTCGTTCAATGGCATCCGGGATAATTCGTCGCTATGAACTGGCTCGTGTCTCGCCACCCGTTCTCCTGTACACAGACCGTGACTGCTGTGGTGAGAGAAAGGTAAGTTTTCTATTTACAGCCTGGAAAGAATTAGTCATCCGTCTCGATGTATGGCATTTCATGCGCCGTTTTGTAAGTGGCTGCACTACAGATTCACATCCGCTGTATGGTACATTCATGGCACGCCTGTCCCAGTGCATCTTTGAATGGAGCAGTGAAGACCTAACCTTACTAAAGAAAGCTAAGACGGGTGAGCTTCTCAACTCTAAGATCACGAATTCATCAGACGAAGACATCATGAGGTATGTTACAAAGAAAGAACTGTCCACTCACGTTCGTCGGAAAACTCGTGGTGTTCAAGTCACCACAATGCTGATTTCCAATCTCCTTGAGGCATTTTCTGGGCCACAGGGAACTGACACGCTTGGCGTACCTTTGCTGGATTCCGATCGTATCTGGACCATCTGGCAGTCGCAGCAAAAACACATTCCCTGCCTGCAAGACCCGGAAGACGTACAACTGTATACTAAGACTGGCACCCTAGTCAAGGGTGGAATAGAACTGCCAATATATCGCTGTGCGAGAGGCTCAACGTCTTTGGAATCCTTTCACAACCACCTACATTCCTTCATTCCTG GCACAAGTGCAAATGACCTACACTTCCAGGCCTTCCTGGTTGAGGGATTGGTCAGATGGAACAGAGACCGAGAGCTGGCAGCAGTCACAAGTACTCACTCAGCCCCTGGTTGCTATGATTTCGAGCTTTCATCAGCTGTTAATCACTTAAGCGAACAGGTCCTTGGGAGAAAGCAGAACCTCACCGTAAAGAACCCAAATAAGTACACCG gaGAACTCATAGGTATTGAGTATCTCTATGCTCAGACTGGCCAGGTGCTCCAGAACACCTCGGATGAACAAGAAGAGCTGCCACCACAGACGGCTGATGTAGAAGATGCTGATGAAGGGTTTCAG GATACCAGCGAGGCTGATGATCCAACTGTTTCCTACAATGGTGATCAGCCAGTTCCTGAGATCCTTAGTCCCAACCCTCAGGAAGACCTTATTGACAGCTGTGTCGGTCCCAGAAACATACCTGGATATGATAGAGTTGTTGCTTTAGCTGAGTTTCTCGTCACTCTAAAAGACTGCCCAGGTGCCTTAACTCACTTGCAAGCATCTGAAATTATCAATCTGTGGAAACGATTGAGTGATAACGACAAAACAGCAATATCATTTCCTCCTCGTTTTCAACCGCAACTGATTCAAGGAAGATTTAAAGCTGCTAAGAAATCTACTGTTGTTCCCGGCGTTGAGAGCACCAAAAGAAGTTTCTTGGGACAGAACAGCGGCCCAGCTTCCTGGCCTGATTGCAATAGATACATGGAAGCTGTAATTATCAGATTGTGTCAAATCTACCCTTCACcaactaaaaaaaatggaaacactACCCTACGCTGGACATTGGTGGGAAATGCTTACAAACGAATCAGAGAGACTATTCTCAACAATTCCACTGTCATGCAACAGACAAACATTCAGCTAGCCGAAATCAATCAGAGGACACTAATTCAGTG GTACAACAAACGCTCCAAAAAGCACGAGCAGGAGACCCTGAAACAGGGAATCACTCTTCCGACACCTGTAAATTTTCAATCCGAGCCTGTGCCCGCACCGAGAGAACTGCTACATTCCCTACACACAGGTGATGAAGAGAAGCACCAGTTTGTCCTGCCATCCAACACAGCTGGCCAATCCACAGTTCGAGGCATCCCACTCCTGCCAAAGCCAATACCATTGACACAGCAACCATTTATTGTAGTACCACCCATCCCCCAATTGCAGGCAAGAGCAATCCCTGCCAGCACTCAGAGCTATCGTAAACGAAGGGATAAAGAAGAGAAAGCATCGCCTGTTCCCACGAAGAGGTACAAGCCCCGTGAAGGTGCATCAAAGTGCTCAAAGTGTCAGTTAGATAGAACCACTGCCACTGGACACAAACAATACTTTGGCAATTGGTACTGCCCTGCAACTTCAGCCGAAACGTATGACGAGTGGAGGACACGTCtagcagaaaaaaattataaaaagaaaactgaacatAAAAACAGTTAA
- the LOC141895180 gene encoding uncharacterized protein LOC141895180 isoform X2, translated as MSGETMTSAPLSVNKHFFKEYLTSFAEGKEALALKKAEKEGKQTLPGPSLQSPSPSKSSTTAALLLNRKTLSPEIIAKRLKKKPGSLGEIQPDVNYLQDCLLPEGWKQSLPKPDHVWVSKALFKQSIRGKAELDVSNVKKLWWHPPQPALTVSQIPVVHSYFTQRVFLWMPRKLWRVQLHCPHADCDKHPLTSAGLYPHIRQVLDLDCYYSLATEYLECLKCKRKIISWSQSILNQLDLGHKRQFPIIVTYNYACDMRVVRLLRQRGLGNSATQLHKKLTEQHNEVWLQRIAHYLTDCQTFVMAGRRQLVTPHQFDNPPSCVTLPKAGWLLTVYCRDVLSRLEQTKASITSIFGQILKIDSTKKVTKKLAGTAAGTAAWMTNVGNEFGQVLISVLTASEGSGLRSMASGIIRRYELARVSPPVLLYTDRDCCGERKVSFLFTAWKELVIRLDVWHFMRRFVSGCTTDSHPLYGTFMARLSQCIFEWSSEDLTLLKKAKTGELLNSKITNSSDEDIMRYVTKKELSTHVRRKTRGVQVTTMLISNLLEAFSGPQGTDTLGVPLLDSDRIWTIWQSQQKHIPCLQDPEDVQLYTKTGTLVKGGIELPIYRCARGSTSLESFHNHLHSFIPGTSANDLHFQAFLVEGLVRWNRDRELAAVTSTHSAPGCYDFELSSAVNHLSEQVLGRKQNLTVKNPNKYTGELIGIEYLYAQTGQVLQNTSDEQEELPPQTADVEDADEGFQDTSEADDPTVSYNGDQPVPEILSPNPQEDLIDSCVGPRNIPGYDRVVALAEFLVTLKDCPGALTHLQASEIINLWKRLSDNDKTAISFPPRFQPQLIQGRFKAAKKSTVVPGVESTKRSFLGQNSGPASWPDCNRYMEAVIIRLCQIYPSPTKKNGNTTLRWTLVGNAYKRIRETILNNSTVMQQTNIQLAEINQRTLIQWYNKRSKKHEQETLKQGITLPTPVNFQSEPVPAPRELLHSLHTGDEEKHQFVLPSNTAGQSTVRGIPLLPKPIPLTQQPFIVVPPIPQLQARAIPASTQSYRKRRDKEEKASPVPTKRYKPREGASKCSKCQLDRTTATGHKQYFGNWYCPATSAETYDEWRTRLAEKNYKKKTEHKNS; from the exons ATGTCTGGCGAAACTATGACAAGTGCCCCGCTTTCAGTTAACAAACACTTCTTCAAAGAGTACCTGACTTCCTTTGCCGAAGGTAAAGAGGCCCTGGCTTTAAAAAAAGCAGAGAAAGAAGGAAAGCAAACACTGCCAGGTCCCTCTTTGCAATCCCCGTCGCCCTCGAAGTCAAGTACAACAGCAGCTTTGCTTTTGAACCGGAAAACATTATCCCCTGAAATCATCGCTAAGCGACTCAAAAAAAAGCCTGGGTCCCTTGGAGAAATACAGCCTGATGTAAACTATTTACAag ATTGCTTGCTACCAGAGGGATGGAAGCAAAGCTTGCCTAAACCAGATCATGTCTGGGTGTCAAAGGCACTCTTTAAACAGTCCATCAGAGGGAAAGCAGAACTGGATGTTTCAAACGTCAAGAAGCTATGGTGGCACCCTCCCCAGCCTGCCCTAACAGTAAGCCAGATTCCAGTTGTACATAGCTACTTTACCCAGCGTGTTTTTCTTTGGATGCCAAGGAAATTGTGGCGAGTTCAATTACACTGTCCCCATGCAGATTGCGACAAGCATCCGCTGACAAGCGCAGGATTGTACCCGCATATTAGGCAGGTGCTTGACCTTGACTGTTATTACTCCTTGGCGACTGAATACCTGGAGTGCCTAAAGtgcaaaaggaaaatcattaGCTGGAGCCAAAGTATCCTTAATCAGCTGGATCTAGGACACAAGAGGCAGTTTCCCATAATTGTAACATACAATTATGCATGTGACATGAGAGTAGTCCGATTACTGAGGCAGCGCGGATTGGGCAACAGCGCAACTCAGCTGCATAAAAAGCTTACTGAGCAACACAATGAGGTCTGGCTCCAAAGGATAGCGCACTATTTAACAGACTGCCAAACCTTCGTGATGGCTGGTAGGCGACAGCTCGTAACACCGCACCAATTTGATAACCCACCTTCCTGCGTCACACTTCCCAAAGCGGGCTGGCTTCTCACAGTGTACTGTAGAGATGTCTTATCGAGACTTGAACAGACCAAGGCCTCGATTACTTCAATATTTGGCCAAATTCTAAAGATTGACTCCACGAAAAAG GTTACAAAAAAACTTGCAGGTACTGCTGCTGGTACAGCTGCGTGGATGACTAATGTCGGCAATGAGTTTGGACAAGTTCTCATTAGTGTCCTGACTGCAAGTGAGGGAAGTGGGCTTCGTTCAATGGCATCCGGGATAATTCGTCGCTATGAACTGGCTCGTGTCTCGCCACCCGTTCTCCTGTACACAGACCGTGACTGCTGTGGTGAGAGAAAGGTAAGTTTTCTATTTACAGCCTGGAAAGAATTAGTCATCCGTCTCGATGTATGGCATTTCATGCGCCGTTTTGTAAGTGGCTGCACTACAGATTCACATCCGCTGTATGGTACATTCATGGCACGCCTGTCCCAGTGCATCTTTGAATGGAGCAGTGAAGACCTAACCTTACTAAAGAAAGCTAAGACGGGTGAGCTTCTCAACTCTAAGATCACGAATTCATCAGACGAAGACATCATGAGGTATGTTACAAAGAAAGAACTGTCCACTCACGTTCGTCGGAAAACTCGTGGTGTTCAAGTCACCACAATGCTGATTTCCAATCTCCTTGAGGCATTTTCTGGGCCACAGGGAACTGACACGCTTGGCGTACCTTTGCTGGATTCCGATCGTATCTGGACCATCTGGCAGTCGCAGCAAAAACACATTCCCTGCCTGCAAGACCCGGAAGACGTACAACTGTATACTAAGACTGGCACCCTAGTCAAGGGTGGAATAGAACTGCCAATATATCGCTGTGCGAGAGGCTCAACGTCTTTGGAATCCTTTCACAACCACCTACATTCCTTCATTCCTG GCACAAGTGCAAATGACCTACACTTCCAGGCCTTCCTGGTTGAGGGATTGGTCAGATGGAACAGAGACCGAGAGCTGGCAGCAGTCACAAGTACTCACTCAGCCCCTGGTTGCTATGATTTCGAGCTTTCATCAGCTGTTAATCACTTAAGCGAACAGGTCCTTGGGAGAAAGCAGAACCTCACCGTAAAGAACCCAAATAAGTACACCG gaGAACTCATAGGTATTGAGTATCTCTATGCTCAGACTGGCCAGGTGCTCCAGAACACCTCGGATGAACAAGAAGAGCTGCCACCACAGACGGCTGATGTAGAAGATGCTGATGAAGGGTTTCAG GATACCAGCGAGGCTGATGATCCAACTGTTTCCTACAATGGTGATCAGCCAGTTCCTGAGATCCTTAGTCCCAACCCTCAGGAAGACCTTATTGACAGCTGTGTCGGTCCCAGAAACATACCTGGATATGATAGAGTTGTTGCTTTAGCTGAGTTTCTCGTCACTCTAAAAGACTGCCCAGGTGCCTTAACTCACTTGCAAGCATCTGAAATTATCAATCTGTGGAAACGATTGAGTGATAACGACAAAACAGCAATATCATTTCCTCCTCGTTTTCAACCGCAACTGATTCAAGGAAGATTTAAAGCTGCTAAGAAATCTACTGTTGTTCCCGGCGTTGAGAGCACCAAAAGAAGTTTCTTGGGACAGAACAGCGGCCCAGCTTCCTGGCCTGATTGCAATAGATACATGGAAGCTGTAATTATCAGATTGTGTCAAATCTACCCTTCACcaactaaaaaaaatggaaacactACCCTACGCTGGACATTGGTGGGAAATGCTTACAAACGAATCAGAGAGACTATTCTCAACAATTCCACTGTCATGCAACAGACAAACATTCAGCTAGCCGAAATCAATCAGAGGACACTAATTCAGTG GTACAACAAACGCTCCAAAAAGCACGAGCAGGAGACCCTGAAACAGGGAATCACTCTTCCGACACCTGTAAATTTTCAATCCGAGCCTGTGCCCGCACCGAGAGAACTGCTACATTCCCTACACACAGGTGATGAAGAGAAGCACCAGTTTGTCCTGCCATCCAACACAGCTGGCCAATCCACAGTTCGAGGCATCCCACTCCTGCCAAAGCCAATACCATTGACACAGCAACCATTTATTGTAGTACCACCCATCCCCCAATTGCAGGCAAGAGCAATCCCTGCCAGCACTCAGAGCTATCGTAAACGAAGGGATAAAGAAGAGAAAGCATCGCCTGTTCCCACGAAGAGGTACAAGCCCCGTGAAGGTGCATCAAAGTGCTCAAAGTGTCAGTTAGATAGAACCACTGCCACTGGACACAAACAATACTTTGGCAATTGGTACTGCCCTGCAACTTCAGCCGAAACGTATGACGAGTGGAGGACACGTCtagcagaaaaaaattataaaaagaaaactgaacatAAAAACAGTTAA